From a single Gopherus evgoodei ecotype Sinaloan lineage unplaced genomic scaffold, rGopEvg1_v1.p scaffold_105_arrow_ctg1, whole genome shotgun sequence genomic region:
- the LOC115639699 gene encoding LOW QUALITY PROTEIN: death-associated protein kinase 3-like (The sequence of the model RefSeq protein was modified relative to this genomic sequence to represent the inferred CDS: inserted 1 base in 1 codon) — translation MILLSGLFRLSDASPFLGETKQEILTNITAVNYESDEEFFSHTSDLAKDFIRKLLVKDTRKRLTIQEALTRPWITTYQLIEERKVQENKKAENSQLKTKGLKEYTIKCHSSMPPNNTYVNFERFXRVVEDISLMEHGFSTLTMSHDSLQEDMDVLISIYNEKEAWYKEENENVRHKLSQLKYEHHKIESLKKHLQDDIKTVGSSLASVIGKYIDVKSQYESLSQELSEELRWIQDLMSSFQLVNGNDACVNGNFGSVFNKDTNESLMELLNRSCCEEFLAGLNLDVAESSQ, via the exons ATGATCCTCCTGTCTGGCCTATTCAGGCTCAGCGACGCATCCCCTTTCCTTGGAGAAACAAAGCAGGAAATTCTCACCAACATCACAGCGGTGAATTACGAATCTGATGAGGAATTCTTCAGTCACACCAGTGATCTGGCAAAAGACTTTATCCGGAAACTCCTAGTGAAAGACACGCG GAAAcggctcacaattcaagaagctCTCACTCGTCCTTGGATAACG ACTTACCAGTTGATAGAAGAAAGAAAAGTCCAAGAAAACAAGAAGGCTGAGAACagtcagctgaagacaaaagGTCTGAAAGAGTACACCATCAAGTGTCATTCAAGTATGCCACCAAATAACACCTACGTCAACTTTGAGCGCT AGCGGGTGGTAGAAGACATTTCTCTGATGGAACATGGTTTCAGCACTCTGACTATGTCCCACGACTCCCTGCAGGAGGATATGGATGTTCTCATTTCCATATATAATGAAAAAGAAGCTTGGtacaaagaagaaaatgaaaatgtgagacacaagctttcacaGCTGAAGTATGAGCACCATAAAATTGAATCCCTGAAGAAACATCTGCAGGATGACATCAAGACTGTAGGTTCTAGCCTTGCAAGTGTCATTGGGAAATACATTGATGTAAAGTCTCAGTATGAATCTCTGAGTCAGGAACTTTCTGAGGAACTCAGGTGGATCCAGGATTTAATGAGTAGTTTTCAGCTGGTGAATGGAAATGATGCATGTGTGAATGGAAACTTTGGCTCTGTTTTCAACAAAGATACTAATGAATCACTAATGGAGCTGTTAAATAGATCTTGCTGTGAAGAATTCCTTGCAGGCTTGAATCTTGATGTTGCAGAATCAAGTCAGTAA